The Papio anubis isolate 15944 chromosome 1, Panubis1.0, whole genome shotgun sequence genome window below encodes:
- the LOC101003680 gene encoding lymphotactin: MIPHPPQKPPLTTGSALTIGGIKEVLKEPDPHSLPAQLSRTSAMRLLTLALLGICCLTAYIVEGVGSEVSDKSTCVSLTTQRLPVNRIKTYTIKEGSLKAVIFITKRGLKVCADPQARWVKDVVKSMDRKSNTRNNMIQTKPTGTQQSTNTAVTLTG; the protein is encoded by the exons ATGATTCCACACCCACCTCAAAAGCCCCCTCTCACCACAGGAAGTGCGCTGACCATTGGAGGAATAAAAGAGGTCCTCAAAGAGCCTGATCCTCACTCTCTCCCTGCACAGCTCAGCAGGACCTCAGCCATGAGACTTCTCACCCTGGCCCTTCTTGGCATCTGCTGTCTCACTGCATACATTGTGGAAG GTGTAGGGAGTGAAGTCTCAGATAAGAGTACCTGTGTGAGCCTCACTACCCAGCGACTGCCAGTCAACAGAATCAAGACCTACACCATCAAGGAAGGCTCCTTGAAAGCAGTAAT TTTTATTACCAAACGTGGCCTAAAAGTCTGTGCTGATCCACAAGCCAGGTGGGTGAAAGACGTGGTCAAGAGCATGGACAGGAAATCCAACACCAGAAATAACATGATCCAGACCAAGCCAACAGGAACCCAGCAATCGACCAATACAGCTGTGACCCTGACTGGGTAG